Proteins encoded by one window of Dyella humicola:
- a CDS encoding AraC family transcriptional regulator codes for MLRIDPWLDGEVYPAYKIAALVFALSNEGVDPTAALEGTGLTPEQLQSSETRVSNRQTRQTLLNALQLSSTTTCGLRAGERMRVTSYGMYGYALISSRSHQEALQCALKYHRVMGPVAEMTYAQEGDQAIFIYTPLFTHDPSDDLYRLSIEFQFSSLQTLNRDLHGPSFKFSDVRLKFSAPKNAHEYKTFFDCDVLFDQPQNELRFDLRCMEDLMQYADPITKAMAMETCEKGLAVAEKSGGIAGEVYRILLKHPGRFPNIEAVAEAMKTNARILRRQLSDENSCFRNILTDARMHLAVEYLKNTEMTNEEIATRLGYSEAANFRHALIRWGQHSPSHYRKQ; via the coding sequence ATGTTGCGCATTGACCCTTGGCTCGACGGCGAAGTTTATCCGGCGTACAAGATCGCCGCGTTGGTCTTCGCGTTGTCGAACGAGGGGGTAGACCCGACGGCTGCCTTAGAGGGAACGGGCCTTACCCCCGAGCAACTTCAATCCTCTGAGACGCGGGTTTCAAATCGTCAGACGAGACAGACGCTTCTGAACGCTCTTCAATTATCTTCGACCACAACATGCGGTCTTCGGGCAGGAGAACGCATGCGGGTCACGTCCTATGGTATGTACGGCTACGCACTGATCAGTAGCAGGTCGCATCAAGAGGCGTTGCAGTGTGCCCTGAAATACCACCGAGTCATGGGTCCGGTGGCGGAGATGACGTATGCCCAGGAAGGTGATCAAGCTATTTTCATCTATACGCCCCTGTTCACGCACGATCCGTCCGATGACTTGTATCGACTGTCGATAGAGTTCCAGTTCTCAAGCCTCCAGACCCTGAACCGCGATTTGCACGGGCCGAGCTTCAAATTCTCAGACGTTCGCCTGAAGTTTTCGGCGCCGAAAAATGCGCACGAGTACAAGACGTTTTTTGATTGTGACGTCCTGTTCGATCAACCGCAGAACGAGCTGCGCTTCGATCTGCGTTGCATGGAAGATCTCATGCAATATGCAGATCCGATCACGAAGGCCATGGCTATGGAAACGTGTGAGAAGGGCTTAGCCGTCGCCGAAAAATCGGGCGGTATTGCCGGTGAGGTCTACCGGATACTGCTCAAGCATCCCGGGAGATTTCCGAACATAGAAGCGGTAGCTGAGGCGATGAAGACCAACGCGCGGATCTTGCGTCGGCAACTGAGCGATGAAAATTCATGCTTTCGAAATATCTTGACGGACGCGCGAATGCACTTGGCGGTTGAATACCTCAAGAACACGGAAATGACCAACGAGGAAATCGCCACCAGACTTGGCTACAGCGAAGCGGCCAATTTTCGACACGCACTTATCCGCTGGGGTCAACACAGCCCTTCTCACTACCGCAAACAATAA
- a CDS encoding 3-hydroxyacyl-CoA dehydrogenase NAD-binding domain-containing protein, which yields MSNDQKTSLNVSGRKVTVVGGGVIGASWAAIFVANGMRVTVNDPDPDVAKKVFSYCEEAKPSIRALGYADFNINDISFESDLAKALEGADYVQENGPERLDFKSDLWKRIESEAPENALLLSSSSGIEATKQSVGMKQPGRLLIGHPFNPPHLMPLVEVVPGEKTPRELTAGAIEFYEAIGKVALEIKVEVPGFVANRLQSAIFRECVYLVKEGVVSVSDLDKVVTSSLGIRWATGGPFLSFHLGGGAGGFAHFIDHLAPGMASRWKGQMATDVQFDEDTNKLLLTQIREAYGNSSIPLLNAERDVKEVAVIKGLQGGIDRLDGAV from the coding sequence ATGTCAAACGATCAAAAGACGTCTTTAAATGTCTCCGGACGGAAGGTGACTGTTGTCGGGGGCGGAGTAATCGGCGCTTCGTGGGCGGCGATCTTCGTGGCGAACGGCATGCGGGTGACCGTCAATGATCCCGATCCTGACGTTGCGAAGAAGGTCTTCTCGTATTGCGAGGAAGCGAAGCCGTCTATTCGCGCGCTTGGTTACGCCGATTTCAATATCAATGACATCTCTTTTGAGAGCGACTTGGCAAAGGCGTTGGAAGGTGCTGACTACGTCCAGGAGAATGGTCCCGAGCGGTTGGACTTCAAGAGTGATCTCTGGAAGAGGATTGAAAGTGAAGCGCCCGAGAACGCTCTTCTTCTCTCATCTAGCTCAGGGATAGAAGCAACGAAGCAGTCTGTGGGGATGAAGCAGCCCGGCCGATTGCTCATTGGCCATCCCTTCAATCCTCCTCATCTGATGCCCTTGGTGGAGGTCGTGCCTGGCGAGAAAACGCCCCGTGAGCTAACGGCAGGGGCCATCGAATTCTACGAAGCGATCGGGAAAGTTGCGCTTGAGATCAAGGTGGAGGTCCCGGGTTTCGTGGCCAACAGGCTGCAGAGCGCCATCTTCAGGGAGTGCGTCTACCTCGTGAAGGAGGGCGTCGTTTCGGTCAGTGATCTCGACAAAGTGGTGACGAGCTCACTGGGCATTCGTTGGGCGACCGGAGGACCCTTCCTCTCGTTTCATCTCGGAGGCGGCGCCGGTGGGTTCGCGCATTTCATTGACCACCTTGCTCCGGGTATGGCCTCACGTTGGAAAGGCCAGATGGCGACGGATGTTCAATTTGATGAGGACACGAACAAGCTGCTCCTCACTCAGATTCGTGAGGCCTACGGCAATTCATCTATCCCGCTTCTCAACGCAGAGCGGGATGTCAAGGAAGTTGCCGTCATAAAGGGGTTGCAGGGCGGCATCGATAGGTTGGACGGAGCCGTATGA
- a CDS encoding CoA transferase, whose translation MKAEMNLEGRIRQNLKNRVASDSADSFDIRAETEAVLNDVGASLAEFGGDISFYGQDPIIPSVLRYGAFSAIGLAAKAAQVASIWKMKTGQSQDIRVDVRKALRRFATFYEGYLETVNGFPGKTDSEGDSGVRRNYYKCKDGRWIYLTCNYPALRTKALQLLQSAPGEKFVAEAIATWDSFTLEQAAEEAGVPMHVLRSPEEFLSLDLFQETIKNMPLISVEKLADSDPMPFQSHGDVLGGIRALGLGHVIAGAGVGRALALHGADVLNIWRPNDYEHSVFHYTSNVGMRSAMLDMTVKPGDRAKFDDLLAGSDVFFSNRRNGFLQRHGLTAEELCKNHPGLICASIYFNGEQGVWSNRVGFDVSTGAFAGPYWLESENGSRGPIDQPRMTPQIGIISDYVAAWLGTVGILQALKRRAVEGGSYKVSVSLTRTVSWLMSLGIFDQEYARSTANSNDEHAYIDPDPILAETPMGLYRGVAEQVEMTRTPGHYKHLLLPLRSSKPEWEEV comes from the coding sequence ATGAAAGCTGAAATGAATCTCGAAGGGCGGATTCGCCAAAATTTGAAGAATCGCGTTGCCAGCGATTCTGCGGATTCTTTTGATATCCGGGCGGAAACCGAGGCCGTATTGAACGACGTCGGTGCTTCCTTGGCAGAATTTGGAGGCGACATATCATTCTATGGCCAGGACCCGATCATCCCTAGCGTTCTTCGTTATGGCGCGTTCTCCGCGATCGGCTTGGCAGCCAAAGCCGCACAAGTAGCTTCGATATGGAAAATGAAGACGGGCCAGTCACAAGACATCCGAGTGGACGTCCGAAAGGCCCTGCGTCGTTTTGCGACCTTCTACGAAGGCTATCTGGAGACGGTTAACGGATTCCCGGGAAAAACGGACTCAGAGGGTGATTCGGGGGTACGTCGAAACTACTACAAGTGCAAGGACGGCCGCTGGATCTACTTGACATGCAACTACCCCGCGTTGCGCACCAAGGCCCTACAGCTGTTGCAGTCGGCTCCCGGTGAGAAATTCGTGGCTGAAGCCATTGCAACATGGGATTCGTTCACTCTGGAGCAAGCTGCTGAGGAGGCGGGGGTACCCATGCATGTCCTGCGCTCGCCGGAGGAGTTCCTTTCACTGGACCTGTTCCAAGAAACAATCAAAAACATGCCACTCATCTCGGTCGAGAAGTTGGCGGACAGCGATCCCATGCCGTTTCAGTCGCACGGTGACGTGCTTGGAGGTATTCGCGCGCTGGGCCTCGGACACGTTATTGCGGGAGCTGGCGTGGGGCGAGCATTGGCCCTACATGGTGCGGACGTACTCAACATCTGGCGTCCGAATGACTACGAGCACTCGGTATTTCACTACACGTCTAATGTTGGCATGCGCTCGGCCATGCTCGACATGACTGTGAAGCCAGGGGACAGGGCCAAGTTCGACGACTTGCTGGCAGGTTCCGACGTCTTCTTTTCCAATCGACGCAACGGCTTCCTGCAGCGGCATGGGTTGACGGCTGAAGAGCTTTGCAAGAACCATCCTGGTCTCATTTGTGCGTCTATCTATTTCAATGGCGAGCAGGGCGTTTGGTCCAATCGCGTTGGCTTCGATGTCTCCACAGGCGCGTTTGCAGGCCCGTACTGGCTGGAGAGCGAAAACGGGAGTCGTGGTCCTATCGATCAACCGCGCATGACACCGCAGATCGGCATCATCAGCGACTACGTGGCTGCGTGGCTTGGAACCGTTGGGATTCTGCAGGCGCTCAAACGTCGCGCCGTCGAAGGCGGCAGCTACAAGGTCAGCGTTTCATTGACGCGCACCGTTTCTTGGTTGATGTCGCTGGGCATCTTCGATCAGGAATATGCACGATCGACGGCCAACTCGAACGATGAGCACGCCTATATCGACCCAGATCCCATCCTGGCCGAGACTCCGATGGGCTTGTACAGGGGCGTGGCCGAGCAGGTAGAGATGACCCGCACCCCGGGGCACTACAAACACCTGCTGTTGCCACTGCGCTCCAGTAAGCCGGAATGGGAGGAGGTCTAG
- a CDS encoding NAD(P)/FAD-dependent oxidoreductase: MASKAGTITPLKMARKPRVIIIGGGFGGIAAARALRNADAEILLIDRRNHHIFQPLLYQVATSVLSSAEVAAPIRELEVRQKNLSVLLAEVTGANLTERTIDAVAPAGEARRIGFDHLIVATGSIPSYFGHDELVSHAPSLKNLNHAERIRTKILVAFERAAATSDEGERERCMTFVLVGAGATGVELAASLADLAKSTLRRNFRYINPADARIVLLDGADRILPSFSMQASDAVAIRLKKLGVEVVTGVKVETVDENGVVAGGNHISSATVLWTAGVVASPIPRMLGIPTDHAGRALVDPFMRVAPHVFVIGDAASITQGQHPVPGVAQAAIQQGRYVGRLIAKELIGRTVETTFRYFDLGNMAVVGKNYAVLQRGSLHASGILTWLLWAFVHILTLPRLQNRFRVQNQWLWSYLTRQRSSRLIREEPGPT; the protein is encoded by the coding sequence ATGGCCTCTAAGGCTGGAACGATTACGCCCTTGAAGATGGCACGGAAGCCAAGGGTGATCATCATCGGCGGCGGGTTTGGTGGGATAGCCGCGGCGCGGGCCCTTCGGAATGCCGATGCGGAGATCCTTCTCATCGATCGACGCAATCACCACATCTTCCAGCCACTGCTCTATCAGGTGGCGACTTCGGTTCTCTCTTCCGCCGAAGTCGCTGCGCCCATCCGAGAGTTGGAGGTACGCCAGAAAAACCTGAGTGTCCTTCTTGCGGAAGTCACCGGCGCTAATCTCACTGAGCGCACCATTGATGCGGTGGCCCCGGCAGGTGAGGCGCGCAGAATAGGATTCGATCATCTCATCGTGGCCACGGGATCTATCCCGAGCTATTTCGGACATGACGAGCTTGTAAGTCATGCACCATCGTTGAAGAATTTGAACCATGCGGAGAGGATTCGAACCAAGATACTAGTGGCGTTCGAACGAGCCGCCGCGACCAGTGATGAAGGCGAACGCGAACGGTGCATGACGTTCGTCCTGGTTGGCGCTGGGGCGACCGGTGTGGAGCTTGCAGCGTCATTGGCAGATCTGGCGAAGTCGACGTTGCGACGCAACTTTCGCTACATCAATCCAGCGGATGCTCGCATTGTCTTGCTGGACGGCGCGGATCGAATTCTGCCGAGCTTTTCCATGCAGGCTTCCGACGCAGTGGCCATTCGCCTTAAAAAGCTTGGTGTGGAGGTCGTGACGGGAGTCAAGGTCGAAACCGTTGATGAGAACGGTGTGGTAGCTGGCGGTAACCATATCTCAAGCGCCACGGTTCTCTGGACAGCGGGCGTCGTGGCATCACCGATTCCACGTATGCTTGGCATACCAACGGACCACGCTGGTCGGGCCCTCGTAGACCCATTTATGAGGGTCGCGCCGCATGTTTTTGTGATCGGCGATGCGGCGTCAATTACGCAAGGCCAGCATCCGGTCCCCGGTGTTGCGCAGGCCGCGATCCAGCAGGGGAGGTATGTTGGTCGACTGATCGCGAAAGAGCTAATCGGGCGTACGGTAGAAACAACCTTTCGCTACTTCGACCTGGGAAACATGGCGGTTGTCGGCAAGAACTATGCGGTGCTTCAGCGAGGATCGCTGCACGCAAGCGGCATTCTTACCTGGCTCCTTTGGGCATTCGTTCACATACTGACACTGCCACGGCTGCAAAACCGATTTCGGGTACAGAACCAATGGCTCTGGTCATATCTAACCAGGCAGCGAAGTTCGCGACTGATTCGAGAGGAACCTGGTCCGACCTAG
- a CDS encoding alpha/beta hydrolase, with protein sequence MKHIKVPLVVAALTCSFVGVASAATPLEPATQKFIDGLAAAGGPPIYTLTPDQARKVLDDAQSGPVNVSAAHIEDRTIPVGPKGTTRIRIIRPDDVGGVSPVVMYYHGAGWVMGDVKTHDRLVRELANGTKATVVFVDYDRSPEAQYPIAIEEDYAATKYVAEHAKELNVDASRMAIAGDSVGGNMVAVVSLLDKERKGPAIKAQLLFYPVTDASMSDVSYAQFADGPWLTKAGMKWFWNAYLPDVSKRMDPHVSPLNASLEQLSGLPPALIITDENDVLRDEGEAYARKLSEAGVRVTSTRYSGTIHDFVMLNALADTPAARAATQEGIDFLKEHLH encoded by the coding sequence ATGAAACACATTAAGGTACCTTTGGTGGTTGCTGCTCTGACATGCTCATTCGTCGGAGTGGCGTCGGCGGCCACTCCGCTTGAGCCGGCAACGCAGAAGTTTATCGATGGCCTTGCCGCCGCAGGCGGCCCGCCCATTTACACGCTAACTCCCGACCAGGCCCGCAAGGTCCTTGACGACGCGCAGTCTGGCCCTGTCAATGTGTCGGCGGCGCATATCGAGGATCGTACGATTCCGGTTGGCCCCAAGGGAACAACGCGCATTCGCATCATCCGTCCTGACGACGTTGGAGGGGTGTCTCCAGTGGTGATGTACTACCACGGTGCTGGCTGGGTCATGGGCGACGTGAAGACGCACGATCGCTTGGTGCGCGAGCTCGCGAATGGCACCAAGGCAACGGTTGTCTTCGTCGACTACGATCGCTCACCGGAGGCTCAGTATCCGATCGCGATAGAAGAAGACTATGCAGCGACCAAGTACGTTGCCGAGCACGCCAAGGAACTGAATGTCGATGCTTCGCGCATGGCGATTGCTGGAGATAGCGTTGGCGGCAACATGGTTGCAGTGGTATCGCTCCTGGACAAAGAGCGCAAGGGTCCGGCCATCAAAGCGCAGTTGCTGTTCTATCCGGTCACGGATGCCAGCATGAGTGACGTTTCTTATGCACAGTTTGCCGATGGTCCGTGGCTGACGAAGGCCGGCATGAAGTGGTTCTGGAACGCCTACCTCCCGGATGTATCCAAGCGTATGGACCCGCATGTTTCGCCCCTTAATGCGTCGTTGGAGCAACTTAGTGGCCTGCCGCCAGCGCTGATCATTACGGACGAAAATGACGTCCTCCGTGACGAGGGTGAAGCCTATGCTCGCAAACTATCTGAGGCGGGCGTGCGTGTGACGTCCACGCGTTATAGCGGGACAATTCACGACTTCGTGATGCTGAATGCACTTGCAGATACCCCCGCGGCACGCGCGGCGACCCAGGAGGGCATTGATTTCCTCAAAGAGCATTTGCACTGA
- a CDS encoding TetR family transcriptional regulator — translation MTPSFAPVEAPEAGRKHQISRGDLLMAALRLLGPHRSVSSLGLREVAREADIAPNSFYRHFRDIDDLAVALIELSGEALRKVVDQARVNVVSGNAVVRGSVQAFMSQLRSGDGLLQVLLREGTTGSDAFKRAVDRQLDFFEEELRVELVRLTEAADQPLHDPALAARAITRLIFAMGTHALDQPPEHDADLIRQMTEMVMMILLGSRNLRARLG, via the coding sequence ATGACCCCATCCTTCGCCCCCGTCGAGGCCCCTGAGGCCGGACGCAAACACCAGATCAGCCGGGGCGACCTGCTGATGGCCGCCTTGCGCCTGCTCGGACCGCACCGAAGTGTGTCCAGCCTTGGCCTGCGCGAGGTCGCACGCGAAGCCGATATCGCCCCCAACAGCTTCTATCGCCATTTCCGCGACATCGACGACCTCGCCGTCGCCCTGATCGAGCTGTCCGGCGAGGCCTTGCGCAAGGTGGTCGACCAGGCGCGCGTCAATGTGGTGAGCGGCAACGCAGTAGTGCGCGGCTCCGTGCAAGCGTTCATGTCGCAGCTGCGCTCCGGAGATGGGCTGCTGCAGGTGCTGCTGCGGGAAGGAACAACCGGGTCCGACGCTTTCAAGCGCGCCGTCGATCGCCAGCTCGATTTCTTCGAGGAAGAACTGCGGGTCGAGCTGGTGCGCCTGACCGAAGCCGCCGATCAACCCCTGCACGACCCGGCGCTGGCTGCCAGGGCCATCACGCGCCTGATCTTCGCGATGGGCACGCATGCGCTGGACCAGCCGCCCGAGCATGACGCAGACCTGATCCGCCAGATGACCGAGATGGTGATGATGATTCTGCTCGGTTCTCGCAACTTGCGAGCACGCCTGGGCTGA
- a CDS encoding ferredoxin reductase: METAIRRPNWLSRLNAVWAPPAVLDFWLSRLNPLWSWGHARARVIELHPEADGVTTLVLRPNRHFRGFRPGQHVTVGVEIDGVRYTRSYSASDMPRADGRIRITVKTVEGGKVGAFLQTIPVGSVLSLGQAFGELCVPDEPAPCLMLAAGSGITPLLSLVNAQAAAGFRRPVRLAYWARTRAQLVQAEALRAFASRHPNFKVHFMLTGEASQAADELEGRIEPRHLTTLLSGDEQAHVLACGSYGFVERVREVLGDRCLSFRAEAFSPPPRVIDASDQGHVRVTLLKSGQTLDIPRNKSLLEALEEQGVKPRHGCRMGICNTCACGKSSGATRHLHDRSVQHEPTQALRLCIQAAQSDLSLEL, encoded by the coding sequence ATGGAAACTGCTATTCGCCGACCAAACTGGCTGTCCCGACTCAATGCGGTGTGGGCGCCGCCTGCCGTGCTGGATTTCTGGCTGTCCCGCCTGAACCCGCTGTGGTCCTGGGGCCACGCACGGGCGCGGGTCATTGAACTTCACCCCGAAGCCGACGGCGTCACCACGCTGGTGCTGCGCCCGAATCGCCACTTCCGCGGCTTTCGCCCGGGACAGCACGTCACTGTCGGTGTCGAGATCGACGGCGTGCGCTACACCCGTTCCTACAGCGCGTCGGACATGCCGCGCGCGGATGGACGCATCCGAATCACCGTGAAAACGGTGGAAGGCGGCAAGGTCGGCGCGTTTCTGCAAACCATTCCCGTGGGCAGCGTGTTGTCACTGGGCCAGGCATTTGGCGAACTGTGCGTCCCGGATGAGCCGGCGCCTTGCCTGATGCTGGCTGCCGGCAGCGGCATTACTCCTCTGCTGTCCCTCGTCAACGCGCAGGCGGCGGCGGGCTTCAGGCGACCGGTGCGGCTGGCGTACTGGGCCCGCACACGTGCGCAGCTGGTGCAAGCCGAAGCGCTGCGAGCTTTCGCCTCGCGCCACCCGAACTTCAAAGTGCACTTCATGCTTACCGGCGAGGCCTCGCAGGCCGCTGATGAGCTGGAGGGACGGATCGAGCCGCGCCACCTGACCACGTTGCTGTCCGGCGATGAACAAGCCCACGTGCTCGCGTGCGGTTCCTACGGCTTCGTCGAGCGCGTCCGTGAAGTGCTTGGCGACCGTTGCCTCTCCTTCCGCGCCGAAGCCTTCAGCCCACCGCCGCGCGTTATCGACGCCAGCGACCAGGGTCACGTACGCGTGACCTTGCTCAAGAGTGGACAAACGCTGGACATCCCGCGCAACAAGTCCTTGCTGGAGGCGTTGGAAGAGCAAGGCGTCAAACCGCGACACGGCTGCCGGATGGGCATCTGCAACACATGTGCCTGCGGCAAGTCGAGCGGCGCCACGCGCCATCTGCACGATCGCAGCGTGCAGCACGAACCCACCCAAGCCTTGCGCCTGTGCATACAGGCGGCGCAAAGCGATCTTTCCCTGGAACTTTGA
- a CDS encoding fatty acid desaturase family protein: MSKIYSRALSPDELDRFGEELDALRARTLATLGQGDADYIRRIMAGVRWLGLGGRVMLMVGAILGGTVMPLLLWPLCILGTVLLGLSKILENMEVGHNVMHGQYDWMGDPALQGRSYEWDIVGTSDSWRKTHNYSHHTWTNVRGMDDDIGYGLLRIFPEQRWKPFYLMQPVVAVVFALLFEWGVALQDLRIGRWFAGKMKGRTLLKMTTPVAKKAGKQVLKDYLLFPLLAGPYFLPVLLGNVVANLIRNVWTYMIIFCGHFTADSEVFPKECVRNETRGHWYLRQLRGSSNLTGGRIMNLWSGNLSHQIEHHFYPDIPANRYAAMAVEVREICARYGQHYNTGSLPKQFGTVIWRILRHAFPSKPGPARPLIAAG; the protein is encoded by the coding sequence ATGTCCAAGATCTACAGCCGTGCCCTGAGTCCGGACGAACTGGATCGCTTCGGCGAGGAACTGGATGCACTGCGCGCTCGCACGCTGGCGACGCTTGGCCAGGGCGATGCCGACTATATCCGCAGGATCATGGCCGGCGTGCGCTGGCTGGGACTGGGCGGACGCGTGATGCTCATGGTGGGTGCCATTCTGGGCGGCACCGTGATGCCACTGCTGCTGTGGCCGCTGTGCATCCTGGGAACGGTCCTGCTCGGGCTGTCCAAGATCCTAGAGAACATGGAGGTTGGCCACAACGTGATGCATGGCCAGTACGACTGGATGGGCGACCCGGCATTGCAGGGCCGCAGCTACGAATGGGACATCGTCGGCACCAGCGACAGCTGGCGCAAGACGCACAACTACAGTCACCACACCTGGACCAACGTGCGCGGGATGGATGACGACATTGGCTACGGCCTGTTGCGCATCTTTCCCGAGCAGCGCTGGAAGCCGTTCTACCTGATGCAGCCCGTGGTGGCAGTGGTGTTCGCGCTGCTGTTCGAGTGGGGCGTCGCCCTCCAGGACCTGCGCATCGGCCGTTGGTTCGCGGGGAAGATGAAAGGACGCACCCTGTTGAAGATGACCACCCCGGTGGCGAAGAAGGCTGGCAAGCAGGTGCTGAAAGACTATCTGTTGTTCCCGCTGCTGGCGGGGCCGTACTTCCTGCCGGTCCTGCTCGGTAACGTCGTGGCGAACTTGATCCGCAATGTGTGGACTTACATGATCATCTTCTGTGGCCACTTCACCGCCGACTCGGAAGTGTTCCCGAAGGAATGCGTGCGCAACGAAACCCGTGGTCATTGGTATCTGCGCCAGTTGCGAGGGTCGTCCAACCTCACCGGCGGCCGGATCATGAACCTGTGGAGCGGAAACCTGAGCCACCAGATCGAACATCATTTCTATCCGGACATCCCGGCAAACCGCTACGCGGCGATGGCGGTGGAAGTCCGCGAAATCTGCGCGCGCTATGGTCAGCACTACAACACCGGCTCCCTGCCGAAGCAGTTCGGCACGGTGATATGGCGGATCTTGCGCCATGCGTTTCCCAGCAAGCCAGGTCCGGCACGCCCGTTGATTGCCGCGGGTTAG
- a CDS encoding uracil-DNA glycosylase, with product MATHTTLKIEVFLEDLFSAPTADMPRVFDPWNAVSSDDIAPAAVEGRRERLRLHLSAPAPKLLLIGEAPGYQGTRITGCPFTSEALLLEDGVPRIGKLCDRLTSRRLPWREPSSTIVWRALRDEGLADHTILWGAFPWHPYGASPLSNRAPNEAEKAMGAPLLRKLVSVFPDVTVVAVGNVAADSLRKLGIEADKIRHPSNGGATAFRAGLALVAKHL from the coding sequence ATGGCGACGCATACGACCCTGAAGATCGAAGTATTCCTTGAGGATCTTTTCTCGGCGCCGACCGCTGACATGCCGCGTGTCTTCGATCCCTGGAATGCTGTCTCCAGTGATGACATTGCTCCCGCCGCGGTGGAAGGGCGTCGCGAACGCCTGAGGCTTCATCTGTCTGCACCCGCACCGAAGCTTCTGCTCATCGGCGAGGCACCGGGCTATCAAGGCACACGCATAACGGGTTGCCCGTTCACCTCCGAAGCCCTGCTGCTGGAGGACGGCGTGCCACGCATAGGCAAGCTTTGCGACCGACTTACGTCGCGGCGGCTTCCTTGGCGCGAGCCGTCGTCCACGATCGTGTGGCGCGCGCTGCGCGACGAAGGCCTGGCGGACCACACTATCCTGTGGGGTGCCTTCCCTTGGCATCCTTACGGCGCATCTCCCTTGTCGAACCGAGCGCCGAATGAAGCCGAGAAGGCCATGGGCGCGCCCTTGCTGCGCAAACTGGTTTCTGTGTTTCCAGATGTCACCGTGGTCGCGGTCGGAAATGTCGCCGCTGATTCGCTCCGAAAGCTCGGCATCGAAGCCGACAAGATCCGCCATCCTTCCAACGGTGGCGCTACTGCATTTCGGGCCGGGCTTGCCTTGGTGGCGAAGCATCTCTAG
- a CDS encoding glycosyl hydrolase family 8, with protein MSKSAFILCLLLLTTSLGSLAQGSQRPAAAPTGAVASGHYPDLFAEAGHPRADAEEKIHAAFQQLFHGDPATQALYYEAGSNAAGPLAYIHDINNDDVRSEGISYGMMIAVQLDHKREFDALWNWAMTHMYQRDPAHPAYGYFAWSVRTDGVVNDPMPAPDGEEYMITALYFAAARWGNGQDLYDYRAQADRLLRNVLHREAITGQTIHGRMTALSLFDPKTKMVRFTPDAVNAAHTDASYHLPAFYEVWARVGPPADRAFWHEAAQVSRDYLATTAHPKTALTPDYGNFDGTPWAASWRKDSADFRYDAWRSAMNWSVDGSWWAQDPREVEMSNRLQTFFDAQGMDAYQGLYKLDGTPLGGGRVTGLIATNAVASLIATDPRRLAFVQTLWASPVPSGPQRYYNGMLYLMALLHCSGDFRAWLPHASP; from the coding sequence ATGTCCAAGTCCGCCTTCATCCTCTGTCTCTTGCTACTGACTACTTCGTTGGGTTCTCTGGCTCAGGGCAGTCAGCGGCCGGCGGCCGCGCCGACCGGTGCTGTCGCTAGCGGCCATTACCCGGACCTGTTCGCCGAAGCGGGCCACCCCCGCGCTGACGCAGAAGAAAAGATTCACGCAGCCTTCCAACAACTGTTCCACGGCGATCCTGCCACGCAGGCGCTCTACTACGAGGCTGGCAGTAACGCGGCCGGGCCGCTGGCCTACATCCACGACATCAACAACGATGACGTGCGCTCGGAGGGCATCTCATACGGAATGATGATCGCGGTACAACTGGACCACAAACGCGAGTTTGATGCGCTCTGGAACTGGGCCATGACCCACATGTACCAGCGCGATCCGGCGCATCCGGCGTACGGCTATTTCGCCTGGTCGGTGCGTACGGATGGCGTGGTCAATGATCCGATGCCCGCGCCCGATGGGGAGGAGTACATGATCACCGCGCTGTACTTCGCCGCCGCGCGCTGGGGTAACGGCCAGGACCTCTACGACTACCGCGCCCAGGCCGACCGCCTGCTCCGCAACGTGCTGCACCGGGAGGCCATCACCGGCCAGACCATCCACGGTCGCATGACGGCACTCAGCCTGTTCGATCCCAAGACGAAGATGGTGCGCTTTACGCCTGACGCGGTGAACGCGGCGCACACCGATGCGTCCTATCACTTGCCGGCCTTCTATGAGGTCTGGGCGCGGGTTGGGCCGCCGGCCGACCGGGCGTTCTGGCACGAAGCTGCGCAGGTCAGCCGCGACTACCTAGCCACCACCGCGCACCCAAAGACCGCGCTGACTCCCGATTACGGCAACTTCGACGGCACGCCATGGGCGGCATCATGGCGGAAGGATTCCGCTGATTTCCGTTACGACGCCTGGCGTAGCGCGATGAACTGGTCCGTGGATGGGTCCTGGTGGGCGCAGGACCCTCGCGAAGTCGAGATGAGCAACCGCCTGCAGACATTCTTCGATGCGCAAGGTATGGACGCCTATCAGGGCCTGTACAAGCTGGACGGCACGCCGCTGGGCGGCGGCCGCGTCACCGGCCTGATCGCCACCAACGCAGTCGCGAGCCTGATTGCCACCGACCCCCGCAGGTTGGCCTTCGTCCAAACCCTGTGGGCGAGTCCGGTGCCCAGTGGCCCACAGCGCTACTACAACGGCATGCTTTATCTGATGGCCCTACTCCATTGCAGCGGCGATTTCCGCGCCTGGCTGCCGCACGCATCGCCCTGA